One Maribacter sp. HTCC2170 genomic window, CTTGTTCTCAGATCCCTTTATTAGATTAATAGATAATCCATCAAAAGCCTTGATTTCTGAAAATGGTTGAAGTTCTTGGGTTATTTTTTCGTCTTGAGCTACTGTTGTTTGTGTTGTAAACAAGAGCAACAAAAGCCAAACCAAATTTTTCATTGTTTCAGTTTTTAGGTATTTTCTTACTAACTTAAACAAAATCTATTCCAAAAGAGGTATTTATTCGTTCTTTCCGATGAGTGAAAAGTCAAGATGACGTTTAATTAAATCTGTATTTTTTACCATTACAATGACTTCATCACCTAATTGATATGTATTCTTAGTTCTTTCACCAACAATAGCGTATTGTTTTTCATCAAAGATATAATAATCACCTTTTATATCTCGTATCCTAACCATACCTTCACACTTGTTCTCAATAATCTCCACATAAATACCCCATTCGGTAACACCAGAGATAACACCTATAAACTCTTTATCTTGATGGTCTTGCATGAATTTTATCTGCATATATTTAATAGAATCGCGCTCGGCGTTAGCCGCTAGGTTTTCCATATCTGAAGAGTGCTTGCATTTATCCTCGTAAATCTCTTCTTTAGCGGATTTACCCTCATCTAAATAATGCTGCAGTAATCTATGCACCATAACATCTGGATATCGGCGAATAGGTGAGGTAAAATGCGAGTAGTAATCAAAGGCTAAACCATAATGCCCAATATTATCTGTTGTATAAATTGCCTTACTCATACTTCGTATAGCCAAGGTATCTACTAAATTCTGTTCTTTTTGACCTTTAACATCCTCAAGAAGCTGGTTTAAAGAAGCACTGATCGATTTTTTATCCTTAAAGTTAAGTTTATGCCCAAACCTAGAGATAATACCATTTAAAGCCATTAATTTTTCCTCATTTGGATCATCATGGATTCTATAAATAAAGGTTTTCTTAGGTTTTTGTTTTCCTATAAACTCGGCCACTTTTCTATTGGCCAATAACATAAATTCCTCAATTAATTTGTTAGCATCTTTAGCTTCCTTAAAATAAACACTTTCAGGCTCATTGTTCTTATTTAGATTGAACCTTACTTCAACTTTATCAAATGAAATTGCACCTTGCTGCATTCTCTTTGAACGCATAATCTTTGCTAACCTATCTAATGTTAAAGTGGCATTTACAATATCCTCAGAAACAGAATACCCATTTCCTCTTATTGATATTTCGTTAGGAATACTTCCATTTCCATTTTCAATAATATATTGCGCTTCTTCATAAGCAAACCGCTCATTTGAATCTATTACTGTTCTACCAAACCATTGATTCTTTATAATCGCCTTATCATCTAATTCAAAAATGGCGGAAAACGTGTATTTTTCCTCATTAGGCCTTAACGAACATGCATTATTGGATAATACTTCAGGCAACATAGGAACCACTCTATCCACGAGATATACTGAAGTTGCCCTATCATAAGCTTCCTCGTCTAGAATAGTATCCGGTTTTAAATAATGAGATACATCTGCAATATGAATACCAATTTCATAATTTCCGTTCTCTAAAATTTCAAATGAAAGTGCATCATCAAAATCCTTGGCATCTTTAGGATCAATTGTAAAGGTAAGCACCTCTCTCATGTCCCTTCTTTTAGCAATTTCCTCTGCTTTTATTGAGGTATCCAGTGTATTGGCATATTGCTCAACTTCATAAGGAAATTCATAAGGTAAACCATACTCCGCTAAAATGGAATGTATCTCTGTATGATGTTCACCTGGTTTACCAAGAATACTTGTAATAGTTCCAAAAGGTGAACTTGCTTTATCTGGCCATTCAGTAATTTCAACAACAACCTTATCACCATCCTCAGCTTTACCTATTTTTTCTTTTGGAACAAAAATATCAGTATACATTCTAAAATCCGATGGTCTTATAAAAGCAAAGGTCTTTTGCATGTCTACAATACCAACAAAAGTGGTTTTATTTCTTTTCACCACCTTGGTTATTTCACCTTCTAGTTTCTTACCGTTTCTTCTTGGAAATATATATACCTCTACAGTATCTTTATGAAAGGCTTTTCTTAATTTATTGAACGGAACAAAAACATCTTCATCCATTCCTTCTATAACTATATAAGCATTTCCTCTACCTGTAATATCAACAATACCAGTATGATAGGTTTTAGTGGACGCTGTTGCTTTAAAATGTCCTCTAGTTTCTTCTAAAATTCTCTTTGATTCTTTGAGTTCGGTAAGTTTTTTTATTAATTGATTACGTTCATTGGCGTCATTAACACCAATTCTGGCGGCAATTTGTTTATATGTAAAGCTTTTTTTTGGTTCTTTTTCAAGTACTGTAAAAATTCCTTTTGTTATTTCGTTTTTTCTATGGTTTCTAGCTTTTTTCTTTTTCTTGGACATTAAAATTTTTATTTGAACGGAAAATTACAAATTATAATCCAGTAGATATATTTTGTATACTTTCCTTAAAGTTTATTTGATAATTTATTAGTTATCAACTAATATTATATATATCCATATTTTTTCTTTTAAATTAAAAAACAAAATGATGGTTATGATAGTATGTTAATAGTTGATATAAAAAATGTATTAAAAATACTTTTATATGATTTTGGTATTTTATCTACATCTTATTAGAGGTTTTCTTTGCTTTTAATCAGTCATTTATAATTGTTATCAATAGTGGTTGATAACCTATTTCAACATAAATTTATTGATAAGTTAGTATTTACAAATTGTTAATTAATTAGATATTTAACTTAATATCTTTCTGTTATTATTTTAGAAGTAAATTCTTTTCTTACCAAATAGTTTTGTAAGACAAAATTGAAGATTAAAAACAAAATTTAATTACTACTTTTTTTAGTTTAATTATAAACAAGTTAGTAAGTGATATTGGTAAGTTAATAACAATGTATTAGAATACATTCTAAACTATAAACGTCAATACTTTCCATTTGTTGTTAATAACAATGTATTTGTACATTTGTGGTAAACTCACTCTTACAAAAATGAAAATTTCAATAGGTAATGATCATGCGGGAACCGAATATAAATTAGCTATAATCGGCCTTTTAAAATCAATGAATATAGAAGTTAGCAATTATGGTACCGATGGTACTGATAGTGTTGATTATCCTGATTTTGTACATCCAGTGGCTAAAGATGTAGAGGAAGGAAAAGTGAATTATGGTATAATTATATGTGGAAGTGGCAATGGTGCTTCAATGACGGCGAATAAACATCAAAAGATACGATGTGCACTTTGTTGGAATAAAGAAATTGTTCAACTTGCCCGTGAACATAACGATGCTAATATATTAAGCCTTCCAGCACGGTTTCTTTCACTAGCTCAGGCCTTGGAAATGGTAAAGGTTTTCTTGAACACTAAATTTGAAGGAGGTAGACATGAACGACGTATCGAAAAAATAGCATGTTCTTGATTTAATCTATTTGATACAGGAACCTGTTTGTTTTATATTACTTTTTTAATCAATGGCACATAACCACAATCATTCCCATGCCCATACAGAGTTAAAAGGTAAAAACCTTCTTATTTCTATTTTTCTTAATATTCTTATCACTGTTTCTCAGGTGATAGGAGGGTTAATTTCCGGTAGCTTATCATTATTATCTGATGCCTTGCATAATTTCAGTGATGTATTATCACTTATTGTTAGTTACGGGGCAACACTTCTCTCTAAAAAGAAAGCATCAAGTAATAAAACATTTGGTTATAAACGAGCAGAAATAATAGCTGCGTTCGTAAATGCATCAACATTGATTATTGTGGCCGTTATTTTGATTATTGAGGCTATCGAACGTTTTATGGAACCACGGGAAATTGAATCTGACTTAGTTATATGGTTATCTCTTTTAGGAATTGCAGCAAACGGTTTTAGTGTTTTATTATTGAAAAAAGACGCTGATCGTAATATGAACATGAAATCAGCTTATTTACATCTATTGACCGATATGATGGCCTCAGTTGCTGTTTTAGTTGGTGGGTTGTTAATGAAATTTTATCAAATGTATTGGGTTGACCCAACATTGACATTGGTTATTGCTTTATATCTTATTTATATGGGGTACGATCTTTTAAAAGAATCTACCAAAGTTTTAATGCTGTTTACCCCAAATACCATTCATGTAAAAAATATAGTAGAGACCATAAGTAAAATAAACCCCATTAAAAATGTTCACCATGTGCATATTTGGCAATTGAATGAAGATGAGGTTCATCTTGAGGCCCATATAGATTTCTTGGAGGACATTAAGATTTCAGAATTTGATGTTGTTCTAGATAAAATAGAAGAAGAAATGTATCATAAATATGGAATAAACCATGTTAATATTCAACCGGAATTTGGAAAATGTGATGCTAAACAAATTATAGTTCAAGACTAAAGATGGTTATTACTACAAAAAAATTTAATGAATTAACGAATAGTGAATTGTACGGAATACTTCAATTACGCTCAGAAGTATTTGTTGTGGAGCAGGACTGTGTATACCAAGACCTAGATGGAAAAGACCAAAAAGCTGTTCATATACTTGGGATAAAGGACCAAAAGGTTGTTGCTTATACGAGGATTTTTAAACCAGGTGATTATTTTAATGAGGCAAGCATCGGTAGAGTGGTTGTTAAAGAAAATGAACGAAAATATGGTTATGGCTATGATATAATGAACGCTTCAATAAAGGCCGTTCAAGATAATTTCAATAAAACAACAATTCATCTTTCTGCCCAAACCTATCTAAAAAAATTCTATAATTCTTTAGGGTTTAAGGAAATAGGAGAAGAATATCTTGAGGATGGTATTCCTCATATAGGAATGTTGAGAAAATAGATAAAACCTTTATATTCTAATAGGTGATTTGTTGCTCAAGTTAATGTCCTCGAGCATGTTCTCGGTAAACTTATAGTGCCCTTTTGTGGTTATTATCCTAAATCTATTTGATTTTAATCTACTTAGGGCATCTAAAAACAACCATTTAGATTTTAAAAGCAATGGCTTTTCTGATTTAAGACTAATCTCAAAAATATATTTCATTCCATTTTTAAGCGCCACTATATCTGGGGTTATCTTAACATCGCTACCTACCTTAGCGTATGATTTAGGGGTTTCATAACCATCAATATCCGCTTTTATGCTTTCAAAACCGGTAGCTTCCAAATGATGAATGGATTTTTCTAAAAATTCCTTATTTGCTGATTTTTCTAAACTAATCATAGGTAAAAGATAGTTGAAAAATCTAACAGCAGCAAATTTTATACGTTGATTAACAGTGAATTATAATATAATATTTAATGGAAAATCAAGCGAACAACAATAGATTCAATTTTGTTTAAGACTAACAGAAATTACACCATTTCCGCTTCCCATGCCAAATCTGGTAGCTTCAGACCCGGTTAAAATTTTAATGTTTTTAATATTTGAAACAATAATGCTCTGTAAAACACTTACATCAGAAACCACACCATTAATAACTATTACAGCGCCATTTTTACTACCATTATTGGTAGCGACAAAATTATTACCCCTCATTATAAATTCATTATTAACATAACTAATCTGCGGGAATTTGCCTTTTATTAAATCAATCACATTTGTGTAGCCAAAACCAAAATTGTTTTTTTCTTCATAGTACTTTTGGGCCAAAATTAGATTATCACCCTTAAGATGACCCGCTGTCGCCGCTAATTCAAGATTGCTTTCATCACCATTCAACACCAAATCTATATTCAAGGTGTCTATTATATTTTTGACTTTTATAGTTTTTGTCTTAAACCCGGAGGCTTTAACAATAAGCTTATCTTTTAACCTACATTCAATTGTAAACAACCCTGAATCATCTGAGTATGTGGACCGTTGCTTGTTTTTAACCAACACTTCGGCTTTTTCTATAACAACACCATTAATTGCGGTGATTTTTCCATTAAGTTTTGTTTGTTGGGAACTCACACCTGTGGTTATAAAGCAAATCAAAATTAAAACCGAATAAACATTTTTTATAAAACCCATTAATTGTCAATTATATTCAATTAAAGGTAGTTAAAAAACCTTGTATAACTTTGTTTATGGTGAGTTGAATATATAGTGTTCTAAAACTGCGTATTGTGCCTTACAGGAAATTGTTTGGGAATATCTTCACTTGATTCACCCAGGTTTTGTCTTAAATCAATTTCTATACCCCTTGCTATAGTAGAAATAGGCACATCATTCGCGGTGCCTTCAAAAGGGTTTTCACCTGTTCTGCCTATTCTTTCCATAGTATGGAAGACCCAGGATACAATTACGTAAAAGGGAATTGCCAACCATACGAACCATTTACCAACCATAGGATATACATCAACAAATTCTTTACCAATCTCTGCAAATTGAGGCACTAGTGCCAAGGGTAATAAAAGTACAAATACCCACATAAAAAAATGGTTAAGTGTCGCAAACTGCCTGGGATAAGGAAAGTTTTTTATTCGTTCACTTTTACCTTGGAGCGTAAAAAGCTCCTGTAAAATACTTTCTAGCTCAAGAAAAGAGAATTCCCAAATCACCCCTTGTTCTTTAAGCTCTCTTAAATGATGTGATTGCAGATAAAGAAGTGCTGTTTGTTTATTGTTTTTATTGATGGAATATATCAAATCTTTATCAGAGATATATGGTCTTAGATCATCTTCTAAGTTAGAGTCAAGTTCTGGGGGCCGAATATTCCAATCTTGATTTGTTCTATGGTTTACTGTAGTTTCCCAAGGTTTTGATTCTCGCATTGAGTGTCTTAGAGCAGTCATCCAGGCAATATGGCGATAAGTAAGTGTTTTTATCTCTTTTTGCAACTCTTCTTTACCCAACGGTTTTGCTGAATGCTCATTATTGACCATATCTTGAACAAGCATTCCAAAAGTCCGTGAAGTGTTTACGATACCGCCCCATATTTTTCTCGCTTCCCAAATCCTACCATAGGCGGCATTGTTTTGAAAACCAATCACAAAAGCAACAGCTGTTCCTATTAACGCTAAAGGGGTCCAAGGGATTTTTAACCACACCAAATCAAGAAAATAATAAACAGCGACACAAACGGTGATTATTATAAAGAAAATGATAGTTTCAAAGCGTGTCCACCAGACCATTTGGAGAGTGGAGTAGGTTTTTTTGGTGTACATAATTATAACATTTAGTTGATTTTAGAATATACCACTATTTTAATGGTATGGACATTCTTGAATAATATATCCAAAATTCAGTCGGTTACCATTTCATTTAAGAAAACTTTATTTCTTCCATTTTATGGGGCTCACATCATCATGGTTCAATACACGTGATTTTTCACGATCAATACGCATTACCAATTTACATTCGGGATCCGGACATGTGACCCTTGAATCGGTCTCCATCCAATCAGCCGGATTGTTTTTACGTTGTTTAGTGGGTAATAACGGAATTGTTGATTGTAGCGCATACAAACAAAAATCAGTATTATCTGGCAATGATATTTTTCCACTTTTCAAATAGAATGAATCTCCAACATTCATATTACAAGTGCAAACTCCATAAATTTCTTCTACCACGATACTGAGGTCGTAGAGCTCAAATTGATCCTCGCGAAGTTGTTTTTTACCCATTGTTCATTTTCTTTTTTCTTCTTCCAACCCCAAAAATAATGGTAATAATGGCAACAATCAAAAGGGCCAACGACATAAAATTGAAAAGCCCAACTTGAAATGGACTTATTTGCGGTAGACCAAATTCCTTACCTGTATTGGTCATGTTTGACATCAATATAACCGGAATAAAATACGGAAGAATAAAGGGAAAGATACATGCTATAAGACTTAATAGGTTGGCCCTCCTAATTTTTGGCACCCCCAGTTTGCCTCCAGTTTCCTTAGTGAATTCAGTAACCATTAGTATAGCTACTATACTATGGGTAGTAAGTAAAACCGCCATGCTCATAACAACAGAAATCCAACCTTCTGCTTGTTTTTCCGTTTTGGTTCGCTCGGCCGCAAAATCAACAAGTATTCCCATTAACCCACTTGCTTTCAATGTCGCAACAAGACCCATCAACAAAATGGTGAATATGCTGATGCCCAAGGCTCTATTTATGCCATCGATAATAAAACTTTTTGCTGCAAAGTTTTCAAGATCCAAAGATATGACCTGTGTCCAAGGCAGAAGTCCTAGACAGAGCCCCAATACGGTGCCAAACAATAAACCCAACAGTAAGCCATGCAATAAATGACGACCTTTTAAGAACAGGTAAATGATAAATATGGGAACCAATAGCATAGGAAGTCCTTTAGGGTCTCCAGATAAAACTTCTTGATCTATTTGACCAGGTGTTCTAAACCAATAAGCACTTAAAATATAACAGACCAGTGCCAAAAGCGTTGCCGGAAGAACATATTTTATTCGACTTTTTACGGTTTTCCCGATTTTAGCTTTTTGGCTTAATGCGCTTGCAATCGTCGTATCGGATATTGGGGCAATAAAATCACCAAAAGCGGCACCACCGATAATGGCACCGGCCAAAGTTGGTAAATGGGAACCCAAAATTCCCCCTGTTGGGTAGAGTAGTGGGCTACAGATTAATATAGTGGCAAAACTTGAACCAGTGGAAAGGGAAACAATACAACATATTATAAATGTGGCTATAACGAATCCTATTCCGTTTAAACTCAACAAGTTCGAGGCCCAAATAAGCGCTTCTACAAAACCTGTCAAAGTCATTAATATTCCTATTATTGATGCCAAAATCCAAGCAGTAATCATTATCATTACAATCTTTTGGGACATTCCTGAAATAATAGTTTCGGAAAAACCGTTGCGGTCTTTTGATAAAATCAACCCCACGCTAATGGAGAATAGTAGAACTGGCCAAAACCCACGCTCATCAGGAGCCCCAGACAAGGCTATATATATTACACCGGCAACAAAAATTAAAAAGGGCACTAAAGCGCCCAAGACACCACCATAAAATTTTAGAGGGAGCATTCCCTCTTTCTTTGAATCCAGCTTCACTGTGCTTAGGTTTTGTTTAGGTTATATTTCATTATGGCGCCATGCTTTCCATTTTTATCCCGTTCAAGATGATAGAAAGGTCCTTTAGGCCCTTTACTTTGTGCGACAATACGTTCTATCATTTGCAAATCCTCTTCCTTAAGCGTAAAATGGCCCAATTTCTTTAATCCACTTAGGTGTTTTTGATTTCTTGCCCCAATAATAACACCTCCTACCTTTGGTTTTTGAAGGATATACTTACTGGCAATTTCAGCAATCCCCACATTATATTTAGCTCCTATTTCATTTAACACATTAAGCGCTTCTTGAAAAAGCCCATAACCTCCAAATTCATCGATTATTAAACGGTATTTTACCAATGATCTATTTTCCAAAGGGGATTTGGGATCTGGTGAGCGGTAATAACGATTACTTAGGAATCCACCTGCAACAGTGCCATAACATAGAAAAGGGATGTCATTGTGTTGTGCAATTTTGAGCATATCATGTTCCACTCGATGATCAAGAACTGAATATTGTACTTGGTTCGCTGCAATTGTAACCCCAGCATCAAGCATTTCCTGAATATGGGCCGCATCAAAATTAGTAACCCCTATATGCCTTATTTTACCACTTTTTTGCAAAGCAGTTAGGTGCATTGCAATTTCAAGGTAACGGGGGAAGCTGTAATCCCACCAGGCAAATTGCACCAAATCAAGTCGGTCAACACCTAATCGTTTCAAAGAGCGATCAATTATCCGTGTGGCATCCTCTTTTCTTAATGTCGCCAGAGAACTGTAATCGGGAACATATTTTGTGTGGATTTGTATGGGTTCAAGTTCCCCTGCGGATATTTCATCCTTATAAGTTTTTAAGAACTTGCCAATAAGTTCTTCAACTCCCGTATATATATCGGCACAATCAAAGGTGGTTATACCAGCCTTAACAAAATGGCGCATGTCTTCAAGGGCCTGTCGTTCAGAAATAGCACCATGCCCACCAGCTAGGTGCCAACCCCCTTTTATGACTCTAGAAATCGAATAACCCTGTTGCAATTCTATACGTTCCATATATTAATTGGGGGATATTTTAGCAAATAGTTCATGGAATTCATCGATTGGTATTGGTCCTGATATCATAATTGTATCCATAAATAGCTGTAAATCAAATGAATTGCCAAGACGCTCTTTTTCCGATTGAAGCAATGAGGTAAATTTAGCACCCCCTAAAAAGTAAGAAGTTAGTTGCATTGGGGATTTCATGATTCTTCCCCATAGGCTTTTGGCAAATTGGGGGGCCAAGAGTGAGGTTTCTGTTGAAAATTGCAGAACCTGTTCTTGATTCCATCCATTGCAATGTACTTGTACTGAGGTATAGGCGCGATTGGCATTTTCCAATCGTTTGCGTAAATGAGCCAAGAGGGTTAAATGATTATCTGCCTCCCAACCTGCATCAAGGAGAACTTTTTCAGTGAATGTGGCCCAACCCTCTGTGTAAATGCCATATGGAAACAATAAACGAATGGGGTGTGGGGTTTCTCTACTTATTTTCAATTGCATATAATGACCAGGAAATAGCTCATGGATTACAATCATGCGGTTAAAGGGTCTATTGAAAGAAGCCCAAAATTCTTTTTGCTCTAGCACAGGAAGTGTATCTGGTATCGAAGGCAGATAAAGGGTAGTCAATGGGTTTGGCTCAAAAGGGGGTGCACTGGCAACCCAGCCTATTCTTGCTGCAGGGCCAGCACTTTCTGGTGCGGGTAATATACGTAGTGTTTGATTTTTAGGCAAAGTCGCAATCTTATTTTCTTTAATGAACAGCAAGGCTTTATTTGACAAATCGTTCCAAAACTGAAGATAATCAGCGCCGTTCAATGGGGCATCCTTTTCCATATCGGCAAGTGCAGCGCCAGTTAGTTCATCGTATTTTTTTGGAATAGATCTATTGGGGTATTCCATTGCCAAATACACTTTGGAGACATTGGCCATCAACCCCCTTACTATTTCGATTTCCTTTAAGGCCATTTTACTGAGTTCTTCGGGCGATAGCGGACTATCGGTGTAAAGTTTAAGCCTTCTGGCATATTCATCGCGACCAATATTATCATCCA contains:
- the rnr gene encoding ribonuclease R, producing MSKKKKKARNHRKNEITKGIFTVLEKEPKKSFTYKQIAARIGVNDANERNQLIKKLTELKESKRILEETRGHFKATASTKTYHTGIVDITGRGNAYIVIEGMDEDVFVPFNKLRKAFHKDTVEVYIFPRRNGKKLEGEITKVVKRNKTTFVGIVDMQKTFAFIRPSDFRMYTDIFVPKEKIGKAEDGDKVVVEITEWPDKASSPFGTITSILGKPGEHHTEIHSILAEYGLPYEFPYEVEQYANTLDTSIKAEEIAKRRDMREVLTFTIDPKDAKDFDDALSFEILENGNYEIGIHIADVSHYLKPDTILDEEAYDRATSVYLVDRVVPMLPEVLSNNACSLRPNEEKYTFSAIFELDDKAIIKNQWFGRTVIDSNERFAYEEAQYIIENGNGSIPNEISIRGNGYSVSEDIVNATLTLDRLAKIMRSKRMQQGAISFDKVEVRFNLNKNNEPESVYFKEAKDANKLIEEFMLLANRKVAEFIGKQKPKKTFIYRIHDDPNEEKLMALNGIISRFGHKLNFKDKKSISASLNQLLEDVKGQKEQNLVDTLAIRSMSKAIYTTDNIGHYGLAFDYYSHFTSPIRRYPDVMVHRLLQHYLDEGKSAKEEIYEDKCKHSSDMENLAANAERDSIKYMQIKFMQDHQDKEFIGVISGVTEWGIYVEIIENKCEGMVRIRDIKGDYYIFDEKQYAIVGERTKNTYQLGDEVIVMVKNTDLIKRHLDFSLIGKNE
- the rpiB gene encoding ribose 5-phosphate isomerase B yields the protein MKISIGNDHAGTEYKLAIIGLLKSMNIEVSNYGTDGTDSVDYPDFVHPVAKDVEEGKVNYGIIICGSGNGASMTANKHQKIRCALCWNKEIVQLAREHNDANILSLPARFLSLAQALEMVKVFLNTKFEGGRHERRIEKIACS
- a CDS encoding cation diffusion facilitator family transporter, producing the protein MAHNHNHSHAHTELKGKNLLISIFLNILITVSQVIGGLISGSLSLLSDALHNFSDVLSLIVSYGATLLSKKKASSNKTFGYKRAEIIAAFVNASTLIIVAVILIIEAIERFMEPREIESDLVIWLSLLGIAANGFSVLLLKKDADRNMNMKSAYLHLLTDMMASVAVLVGGLLMKFYQMYWVDPTLTLVIALYLIYMGYDLLKESTKVLMLFTPNTIHVKNIVETISKINPIKNVHHVHIWQLNEDEVHLEAHIDFLEDIKISEFDVVLDKIEEEMYHKYGINHVNIQPEFGKCDAKQIIVQD
- a CDS encoding GNAT family N-acetyltransferase is translated as MVITTKKFNELTNSELYGILQLRSEVFVVEQDCVYQDLDGKDQKAVHILGIKDQKVVAYTRIFKPGDYFNEASIGRVVVKENERKYGYGYDIMNASIKAVQDNFNKTTIHLSAQTYLKKFYNSLGFKEIGEEYLEDGIPHIGMLRK
- a CDS encoding carboxypeptidase-like regulatory domain-containing protein, with the protein product MGFIKNVYSVLILICFITTGVSSQQTKLNGKITAINGVVIEKAEVLVKNKQRSTYSDDSGLFTIECRLKDKLIVKASGFKTKTIKVKNIIDTLNIDLVLNGDESNLELAATAGHLKGDNLILAQKYYEEKNNFGFGYTNVIDLIKGKFPQISYVNNEFIMRGNNFVATNNGSKNGAVIVINGVVSDVSVLQSIIVSNIKNIKILTGSEATRFGMGSGNGVISVSLKQN
- a CDS encoding bestrophin family protein, which produces MYTKKTYSTLQMVWWTRFETIIFFIIITVCVAVYYFLDLVWLKIPWTPLALIGTAVAFVIGFQNNAAYGRIWEARKIWGGIVNTSRTFGMLVQDMVNNEHSAKPLGKEELQKEIKTLTYRHIAWMTALRHSMRESKPWETTVNHRTNQDWNIRPPELDSNLEDDLRPYISDKDLIYSINKNNKQTALLYLQSHHLRELKEQGVIWEFSFLELESILQELFTLQGKSERIKNFPYPRQFATLNHFFMWVFVLLLPLALVPQFAEIGKEFVDVYPMVGKWFVWLAIPFYVIVSWVFHTMERIGRTGENPFEGTANDVPISTIARGIEIDLRQNLGESSEDIPKQFPVRHNTQF
- a CDS encoding TIGR04076 family protein, whose translation is MGKKQLREDQFELYDLSIVVEEIYGVCTCNMNVGDSFYLKSGKISLPDNTDFCLYALQSTIPLLPTKQRKNNPADWMETDSRVTCPDPECKLVMRIDREKSRVLNHDDVSPIKWKK
- a CDS encoding Na+/H+ antiporter NhaC family protein; protein product: MKLDSKKEGMLPLKFYGGVLGALVPFLIFVAGVIYIALSGAPDERGFWPVLLFSISVGLILSKDRNGFSETIISGMSQKIVMIMITAWILASIIGILMTLTGFVEALIWASNLLSLNGIGFVIATFIICCIVSLSTGSSFATILICSPLLYPTGGILGSHLPTLAGAIIGGAAFGDFIAPISDTTIASALSQKAKIGKTVKSRIKYVLPATLLALVCYILSAYWFRTPGQIDQEVLSGDPKGLPMLLVPIFIIYLFLKGRHLLHGLLLGLLFGTVLGLCLGLLPWTQVISLDLENFAAKSFIIDGINRALGISIFTILLMGLVATLKASGLMGILVDFAAERTKTEKQAEGWISVVMSMAVLLTTHSIVAILMVTEFTKETGGKLGVPKIRRANLLSLIACIFPFILPYFIPVILMSNMTNTGKEFGLPQISPFQVGLFNFMSLALLIVAIITIIFGVGRRKKKMNNG
- a CDS encoding aldo/keto reductase — its product is MERIELQQGYSISRVIKGGWHLAGGHGAISERQALEDMRHFVKAGITTFDCADIYTGVEELIGKFLKTYKDEISAGELEPIQIHTKYVPDYSSLATLRKEDATRIIDRSLKRLGVDRLDLVQFAWWDYSFPRYLEIAMHLTALQKSGKIRHIGVTNFDAAHIQEMLDAGVTIAANQVQYSVLDHRVEHDMLKIAQHNDIPFLCYGTVAGGFLSNRYYRSPDPKSPLENRSLVKYRLIIDEFGGYGLFQEALNVLNEIGAKYNVGIAEIASKYILQKPKVGGVIIGARNQKHLSGLKKLGHFTLKEEDLQMIERIVAQSKGPKGPFYHLERDKNGKHGAIMKYNLNKT
- a CDS encoding DUF885 family protein gives rise to the protein MRPLIYRLYILFFFTGTMAWSQNLGDSYIVAWSQFHPSKALSEGIRTAVFDYEDLSQEKISNWVEYNQKILGKLSSPNNAKSIDPIDARLLRVQVSSEIDNWTKLSLHASSLTLYSRLIAHSIEPVLQADYLLSNEKSSLICKCLTAVRHLSDAAISNLKQVTKNDLENGKQDLRLALDFYKNDLPKLVENDRSIQKCDGFTEILSRTMASLEKLVAFVASELQKNIRNVDDNIGRDEYARRLKLYTDSPLSPEELSKMALKEIEIVRGLMANVSKVYLAMEYPNRSIPKKYDELTGAALADMEKDAPLNGADYLQFWNDLSNKALLFIKENKIATLPKNQTLRILPAPESAGPAARIGWVASAPPFEPNPLTTLYLPSIPDTLPVLEQKEFWASFNRPFNRMIVIHELFPGHYMQLKISRETPHPIRLLFPYGIYTEGWATFTEKVLLDAGWEADNHLTLLAHLRKRLENANRAYTSVQVHCNGWNQEQVLQFSTETSLLAPQFAKSLWGRIMKSPMQLTSYFLGGAKFTSLLQSEKERLGNSFDLQLFMDTIMISGPIPIDEFHELFAKISPN